A part of Biomphalaria glabrata chromosome 3, xgBioGlab47.1, whole genome shotgun sequence genomic DNA contains:
- the LOC106079267 gene encoding serine/threonine-protein phosphatase 5-like, with protein sequence MAETMGNESTTVESNEELPKNPSEVKDEDKKKAEEIKEEANVFFKNEDYSKAIEKYSEAIRLNPFVAAYYGNRSFAYLRTECFGYALQDASKALSLDKNYLKAYYRRASANMALGKFKLALKDFEAVTKVRPSDKDAKMKYDECNKICKRLAFEKAIATDDGKCLSDTIDIESLVIEPNYDGPHLQDGKVTQDFVEQLMEAYKEQKKLPKKYVCQILIQAKKLFSEQKSLVYINVPGSSKFTICGDIHGQYYDLLNIFTMNGKPSEENPYLFNGDFVDRGSFSVECIMTLLSYKLLYPKHFYMARGNHESLTMNQMYGFEGEVKSKYSSQLCELFTEVFNWLPLAHCINQKILVMHGGLFSSDDVSLDDIAMTPRNKQPPESGIMCELLWSDPQPQLGRAPSKRGVGVQFGPDVTQKFLEKNKLEYVVRSHEVKNDGYEVMHDGKCITVFSAPNYCDTMGNKGAYINITGDNLTPKFTTYEAVPHPNVKPMAYANPFFGLF encoded by the exons ATGGCGGAAACTATGGGGAATGAAAGCACGACTGTTGAATCTAACGAAGAACTCCCTAAAAATCCTAGTGAAGTTAAGGAtgaagataaaaagaaagcagAAGAAATTAAGGAAGAGGcaaatgtcttttttaaaa ATGAAGACTACTCCAAGGCCATTGAAAAATATTCAGAAGCTATTAGGTTGAATCCTTTTGTTGCTGCTTACTATGGGAATCGAAGTTTTGCTTATCTACGAACAGAGTGTTTTGGATATGCTTTGCAAGATGCCTCTAAAGCTTTGTCTTTAGATAAAAACTATCTAAAG GCCTATTACAGACGAGCTTCAGCTAACATGGCCTTGGGAAAATTTAAACTTGCATTGAAAGATTTTGAAGCA GTCACCAAAGTTCGCCCAAGTGATAAAGATGCCAAGATGAAGTATGATGAGTGTAACAAAATTTGCAAGAGGTTGGCCTTTGAAAAAGCTATAGCTACAGATGATGGGAAATGTTTGTCAGACACAATTGACATTGAAAGTTTAG TTATTGAACCAAACTATGATGGTCCTCATTTACAAGATGGCAAAGTAACACAAGACTTTGTAGAACAACTTATGGAAGCTtacaaagaacaaaagaaattaCCCAAGAAATATGTCTGCCAG ATTTTAATACAAgctaaaaaattgtttagtgAGCAGAAGTCATTAGTTTATATCAATGTTCCTGGG AGTTCAAAGTTCACTATATGTGGAGACATTCATGGTCAGTACTATGATTTATTGAATATCTTCACTATGAATGGCAAACCCTCAGAAGAAAATCCTTAT CTCTTCAATGGTGATTTTGTTGATCGTGGTTCTTTCTCTGTTGAATGTATCATGACTTTACTTAGTTACAAACTTCTATatccaaaacatttttacatggCAAGAG gAAATCATGAAAGTTTAACCATGAACCAGATGTATGGTTTTGAAGGGGAAGTCAAATCAAA ATATTCATCTCAGTTGTGTGAGCTTTTTACAGAAGTTTTTAACTGGCTTCCATTAGCCCACTGTATAAACCAGAAAATATTG GTTATGCATGGTGGTCTGTTTTCTTCAGATGATGTTTCACTTGATGACATAGCCATGACGCCTCGTAACAAACAACCTCCAGAAAGTG GCATAATGTGTGAGCTGCTTTGGTCAGATCCACAACCTCAGCTAGGACGTGCACCCAGTAAAAGAGGAGTTGGAGTTCAGTTTGGTCCAGATGTAACCCAAAAATTCCTAGAGAAGAATAAACTTGAATATGTAGTCAGGAGCCATGAAGTCAAGAATGATGGCTATGAAGTCATGCATGATGGCAAATGCATTACCGTTTTTTCAGCACCTAATTACtg tGATACAATGGGAAACAAAGGGGCTTACATCAACATTACGGGTGATAATCTAACACCAAAATTTACTACATATGAAGCAGTT